A single region of the Candidatus Hydrogenedentota bacterium genome encodes:
- a CDS encoding ROK family glucokinase codes for MSKVIIGVDLGGTNVKTAIVSTEKKIIAKESRPTDAADGPGAVMDVMEAAVRDLLAANGLTTDNVLAAGFGAPGPMNWQTGVVFSPPNLPGWKNVPLAADMQKRLGIPCYVDNDANVACYGEYWLGAGQGAECVVVFTLGTGVGGGIVVFGKLLRGIDGTAAELGHLTVLRDGRRCGCGAKGCLEAYASVTGMVRTALDGWDSADTALKAMCGGDTEKLDGKLIHEAAAAGDPYARYVFDETATWIGIGAASMVNMLNPERIILCGGMIAAGDMLFDKVRAVVRENAFEVPANRCQILPAGLGADSGVIGCAGCALARYGEEHRV; via the coding sequence ATGAGCAAGGTGATCATCGGAGTTGATCTCGGCGGCACCAACGTCAAAACCGCCATCGTGTCCACGGAAAAGAAAATCATCGCCAAGGAGTCCCGCCCCACGGACGCGGCGGACGGACCCGGCGCGGTCATGGATGTCATGGAGGCCGCCGTGCGCGACCTCCTCGCGGCCAACGGACTCACAACGGACAATGTCCTCGCCGCGGGATTCGGCGCGCCCGGCCCCATGAACTGGCAGACCGGCGTGGTCTTCAGCCCCCCGAACCTCCCCGGATGGAAGAATGTGCCCCTCGCCGCGGACATGCAAAAGCGGCTGGGCATCCCCTGCTACGTGGACAACGACGCGAACGTCGCCTGTTACGGCGAGTACTGGCTGGGCGCGGGACAGGGCGCGGAATGCGTCGTGGTCTTCACCCTCGGCACCGGAGTGGGGGGGGGCATCGTCGTTTTCGGCAAGCTCCTCCGAGGCATTGACGGCACCGCCGCCGAACTGGGCCACCTCACGGTGCTCCGCGACGGCCGCCGCTGCGGCTGCGGCGCCAAAGGCTGCCTCGAGGCCTACGCCTCCGTCACCGGCATGGTCCGCACCGCCCTCGACGGCTGGGACTCCGCCGACACCGCCCTGAAGGCCATGTGCGGCGGGGACACGGAGAAACTCGACGGGAAACTCATCCACGAGGCCGCCGCCGCCGGGGACCCCTACGCCCGGTACGTCTTCGACGAGACCGCCACCTGGATCGGCATCGGAGCCGCCAGCATGGTCAACATGCTCAACCCCGAGCGCATCATCCTCTGCGGAGGCATGATCGCCGCAGGGGACATGCTCTTCGACAAGGTCCGCGCCGTCGTGCGCGAGAACGCCTTCGAGGTGCCCGCGAACCGCTGCCAGATTCTGCCCGCAGGCCTCGGCGCCGACTCCGGCGTCATCGGCTGCGCCGGCTGCGCCCTCGCCCGCTACGGGGAGGAGCACCGCGTCTGA
- a CDS encoding RNA polymerase sigma factor RpoD/SigA codes for MLDTKENGLSTYLAEISKIPLLSASEEIRLAHDLKRGGEKAKEARRKLIISNLRLVVSIAKKYLYYGLPLLDLIEEGNLGLMKAVDRFDPGRGCKFSTYATWWIRQAVTRSLSNQGRTVRIPVYITDNLSKYKKVVEELYIKSGRQPETEDIAKAMGVKPAEVRKLESFAESIAPMEGMSSMDADGNRGFPDGADPGGNDHAIEQLARDQQMEELLGQLSERDAKIIRYRYGLDDGKVHTLEETGHAFKLTRERIRQIEKDVMKRLREFVADKKPDYQFF; via the coding sequence ATGCTGGATACGAAAGAAAACGGACTGAGCACCTACCTGGCGGAAATCTCCAAAATTCCGCTGCTCTCCGCGTCCGAGGAAATTCGTCTGGCCCATGATCTCAAGCGGGGCGGGGAAAAGGCGAAAGAGGCCCGCCGCAAACTCATCATCTCCAACCTCCGCCTGGTGGTCAGCATCGCCAAAAAATACCTCTACTACGGCCTTCCCCTGCTCGACCTCATCGAGGAGGGAAACCTCGGCCTCATGAAGGCCGTGGACCGCTTCGACCCGGGAAGGGGCTGCAAATTCTCCACTTACGCCACCTGGTGGATTCGGCAGGCCGTCACCCGCTCCCTCTCCAACCAGGGGCGGACCGTGCGCATCCCCGTCTACATCACGGACAACCTCTCCAAGTACAAGAAAGTGGTCGAGGAACTCTATATCAAGTCGGGGCGCCAGCCGGAAACCGAGGATATTGCCAAGGCCATGGGGGTCAAGCCCGCTGAAGTCCGCAAACTCGAATCCTTCGCCGAAAGCATCGCCCCCATGGAGGGAATGTCCTCCATGGACGCCGACGGCAACCGCGGATTTCCCGACGGGGCCGACCCCGGCGGCAATGACCATGCCATTGAGCAGCTCGCCCGCGACCAGCAGATGGAGGAGTTATTGGGCCAGTTGAGCGAGCGCGACGCCAAAATCATCCGCTACCGCTATGGACTGGACGACGGAAAAGTCCACACCCTCGAGGAGACGGGCCACGCCTTCAAGCTCACCCGCGAGCGCATCCGGCAAATCGAGAAGGACGTCATGAAGCGCCTCCGCGAATTCGTCGCCGACAAAAAGCCCGACTACCAGTTTTTCTAG
- a CDS encoding nucleoside deaminase: MENEHEHHMRLALREAERAMDKGEVPVGCVIVQENRVIGRGHNQREMLQDPTAHAEVLAITAAAAHVGSWRLENTRLYVTLEPCPMCAGAIILARIPEVYFGASDPKAGCCGTLMNLLEDKRFNHQPQVTGGLLAEECGGMLSGFFQAIRRRGREPEATG, from the coding sequence ATGGAAAACGAGCATGAACACCATATGCGGCTTGCCCTGCGGGAGGCCGAACGGGCGATGGACAAGGGCGAAGTGCCTGTCGGCTGTGTGATAGTGCAGGAGAACCGGGTGATTGGCCGGGGGCACAACCAGCGGGAGATGCTTCAGGACCCGACGGCGCACGCGGAGGTGCTGGCGATCACGGCGGCGGCGGCGCATGTCGGGTCGTGGCGTCTGGAGAATACCCGCCTTTATGTGACGCTGGAGCCGTGCCCCATGTGCGCGGGTGCCATCATCCTCGCGCGGATACCGGAGGTGTATTTTGGGGCGTCCGACCCGAAGGCGGGCTGCTGCGGCACGCTGATGAACCTGCTGGAGGACAAGCGGTTCAACCATCAGCCGCAGGTGACGGGCGGCCTGCTGGCGGAGGAGTGCGGCGGCATGCTGAGCGGTTTTTTTCAGGCGATTCGGCGGCGGGGCCGGGAACCGGAGGCGACAGGCTGA